CGAGGGTGGCCGGACGGCCACCGAACGCTGTGCCGTACGGTCGGCGGTGTGCCCCGCACCCGCCGCCCGTACGGCACAGCGATGCCACTAGCCTGCTAGCCACGCTTCCCGCCTACGAGCCCACAACCGGAAGGCCGCCGAAAGAGATGCCCGCGTTCAGACGCCGCAAAGGCAGCCTTCCCCGCCTCGTCCCCGAGCTCGACGATGTGACGCTGGGGCGGGTCCGGCGACGCGTCGAGACCTGCTGGTCCCGCGGTTCGCTGGACACCGCCGTCATGGCGCTGATGGCGGATGCGATCGACGACGCCGGCGAGGACTGGGACCGCAAGGCCCACCGCCTGGGGGTGCTCGCCGGTTCCGCGGGCCGGTCGCTGCCCGGCATCTGGCGCCAGCACAGCCCGAACGACCATGGCGCGCTGCTGCTCCACGCCTGGTCGGACCTGCTCCACGCCCGGCAGCAGGGCTCCTCCGTCGACCTGCACGCCACCCGCGAGACCTGCCGGCTCGCCGCCGAGCTGCAGCCCGCCGACCCCACCCCGTGGACGGTGCACCTGGCTACTCTGCGCGTGGAAGCGCGCCCCTCCACGGAGCTGGCGGCGATCTGGCGCGAGATCAAGGCCCGCGATCCCTGGAACCGCGAGGCGCATCTGCAGGCCCTGGGCTATCTCTCGCCGGACGAGTGCGGCTCCAGCGCCCTGGTGCTGGACCTGCTCGACGGTGTCCGCTCCCTGATGCCGCCCGATGCCCCCGCCGCCGGTCTGGAACTCACCTCTCTCGTCCTCAGCCACCAGCGAGCGGTCGCCGAGGGCGGCATGACGGCTCTGGGCGCCGGGGAGATCTGGCGGCGCCCCGATGCCGCCCGGGTCCTCGACCAGGCCGCGCACTACTGGCCGAGCCCGGGATTCCTCCGGCACGCGACGGCCCTGGCCGACCTCAACCTGCTGGCCTACGCCCTGATCAAAGCCGGCCGGACGACCGAGGCGGGGACCGCGCTGCGCGCCACCGGAGGGGTGGCGACCGTCTGGCCGTGGAGCATGGACGGCGACCCGCTGGAGCGGTACGCGCACTTCCACGGCCGCTACGCGAGCGGTGACCCCGACGACGGTTCCGGGGGGCGCGCCCCGTCCTGGCGTCGGTGACGCTCAGGACTGCCGGCGCCCGGACGGTCGGGTCCCTGACCGCGCACCGGGCGTGGCCCTGCCGCCCCTGACCCGGCACGCCGCCCCCGGCCGAAGAACGCCATCAGCCGCTGCACCATCCTGCGGAGCAGACTCTTCCGGGCTGCGGGCGGGGCCACGGTGACAGCGGCCGGCGCCTCGGCGGGCGCCTCAGCCGACGGTTCGGCGGACGGTTCGGCTGAGGGCTCGGCGGGCGGTGCGGTGGGCGGTGCGGCCGAGGGCTCGGCGGGCGGTTCGGCCGGCGGAGGCGCCGGGGTGCCCGGCTGTTGTGTCGCGGCACGGTCGGCGGGCGTGGGCGCGGGTACCGGCTTGGTGCGTCGGGCCTCGGCGCGGACGAGCGCGCCGAGAGCGGCATAGACATCGAGGGGCATGCCACATCTCCTGCGGTGGAAGTGCTGAGAACGGAGGGCGGCAGACCGCGATCGCCCCATGACCCCGTGACGGGGTGGGGTGGGTGATGCGGTCGGGCCGGCTCAGCAGCGCAGGACGAGCGCGCGTGGTGGCGATGCGGGGGCAGCGGCCGTGACGGCGGCCCCGGAAGAGGCGTCCTTCGACGCGGTGAGGGTCTGCGCGACGGGAGAGTCCCCGAGCGCCTTGCCGCCGGCCCCGGTGGGGACCTGATGGCGCAGATGACAGGCCGAGGCGTCGCACAGGCGGCGGATACCGCTGCCGGGGTGCTTTCCGCCGCCGGTGGAGGCCGGCAGCGGCCCGGCCGTGACGCAGGTCCGCTCGGCCGGGCCCGGCACGGCGGGGGCGCCGGCGTGCGGAGGGCAGCCGTGGGCATCGGAGGCCGGTCCATGGGAGCAGCCGGTGGTGAGTGCGGCGTGCAGTAACGCCAGCAGCGCGACGAACATCAGCACACGCCAGCCACCGGTTGCCGCACAGCGGCCGGTGCCGACGGTGTCGCGCATGCGCCTCTCCCACCCTCTCTTCGGAGAGGGGATCCCCGGGAAGCGGGAGGGACACTCGCGATACGCCGCAAGAGGCCACAAAACCACTCGATCCGGCTATCTCATCGCACACGCGGACTTCGCACACCTGCCTCCGGGCCGGCTCCGGGCTGCCTCTGGGCCGAGCGGCCCGCAGATCCGGCAGCTTCCGGACCCGCCCCGGGGCCACCGCACTGCGCGGACCGCGGGCCCCGGCGGCGCACCGTTTGTCCGTCTCTCCGGCGGGCGCCATTCTGGGGACATGGCCCCCACAGCAGGCCCGGACACGGTGTCCGGCTGGGCCGTCCGGCGTCCCGGCCCGATGGCCTCCGGGCCGCTGACCGCCGTGCGCCGTCCGGTCCCCGAACCGGGCCCGGGGGACCTGCTGCTCAGCATGGAGGCCTGCGGGGTGTGCCGTACGGATCTGCATCTGGCGGAGGGCGATCTGACCCCGCACCGCCCGTTGACCGTCCCGGGCCATGAGATCGTCGGCCGCGTGATCGCCGCCGGGGAGGCGGTGACGGCGTTCCGTGCCGGTGACCGGGCCGGCGGCGCCTGGCTGCGCGGCACCTGCGGTGTCTGCCGGTACTGCCGCGCGGGCCACGAAAACCTCTGTCCGGCCTCCCGGTACACCGGCTGGGACGCGGACGGCGGTTTCGCCGATACCGCTCTCGTCCCCGCGGACTTCGCCTATCCGCTCCCGGACGGCGAGGACGCCGCACACCTGGCACCGCTGCTGTGCGCCGGGATCATCGGGTACCGCGCGCTGCGCCGCAGCGCACTGCCCTCCGGCGGCAGGCTCGGCATCTACGGTTTCGGCGCCTCGGCGCATCTGGCCGCCCAGGTCGCCCTGGCCGAAGGTGCGACCGTCCATGTGCTGACGCGGTCCGCCCGGGCCCGTGAACTCGCCCTCGATCTGGGCGCGTCCTCGGCCGGAGAGGCCTACGACCGCCCGCCCGAACCGCTGGATTCGGCGATCCTCTTCGCGCCGGTGGGCGATCTGGTGCCGGTGGCGCTGGCGGCACTCGACCGTGCGGGCACGCTCGCCGTGGCCGGCATCCACCTCACCGACATCCCTCCGCTCCACTATCAGCGGCATCTGTTCAACGAGC
This portion of the Streptomyces sp. 2114.4 genome encodes:
- a CDS encoding zinc-dependent alcohol dehydrogenase family protein; translation: MAPTAGPDTVSGWAVRRPGPMASGPLTAVRRPVPEPGPGDLLLSMEACGVCRTDLHLAEGDLTPHRPLTVPGHEIVGRVIAAGEAVTAFRAGDRAGGAWLRGTCGVCRYCRAGHENLCPASRYTGWDADGGFADTALVPADFAYPLPDGEDAAHLAPLLCAGIIGYRALRRSALPSGGRLGIYGFGASAHLAAQVALAEGATVHVLTRSARARELALDLGASSAGEAYDRPPEPLDSAILFAPVGDLVPVALAALDRAGTLAVAGIHLTDIPPLHYQRHLFNERNLRSVTANTRQDGREFLATAARIGIRVTVSPYPLSRAPQALTDLAADRVQGAAVLTP